Genomic segment of Triticum aestivum cultivar Chinese Spring chromosome 6A, IWGSC CS RefSeq v2.1, whole genome shotgun sequence:
GAGTGTGAATGATTCGGTCGAGTGATTTGTTTCTATACGTGGAGGAGCTCAGCCGAAACGTTTTCTTAGGCAGTGACATATTAGGAGGTGTTTGTTTCATCGTTTTTGGCCCGTCACCTGTTTACGGTGTAAATGGAATTCGTTACATGCGTTTGGGGACAGCCCTACGTAATCGCATGCCTCCGTAATCAGGTCCGGGTTAGCTATCCGTCGATACCCCCCACCCCTCACCGGTACCGGTTTCCTTACCAGCGACTCCCCCGAGCGCTCctgtcctcctcctcccccacgACTCCCTCTTCTCCCCGatctgccctgcgccgccgccttccctcAACCCCCCTTCGAGTTGAGCGCCACCGCCTCCCCTTGACCCCCCTTCGAGTCCAGCGCCGCAGCCTCCCCTCGGTCCTCTCCTCCTGTTCCAGCCGCCGCGAACGACCACGCCATGCCAGTCGCGGGGAACGGCCACGCCAGTCGCCGGGACCAGCGAGGATGGACCATTGAAGCCGCCAGGGAGCAGCAAGGTCCATCTTCTGTTTTCcagtcgacctcttcttcctccattGACCTCTTCCGAGCAGCCGGCAACGCTTGATTTTCTGGGACGGCCGGCGGCGCTTGATTTCTGGGACAGCCGGCGGGGCTTGATTTCTCGGACAGCCAGCGGCGCTTGGTTTTTGAGGATGGCGGGCGGCGCCCTTGATATCTTGGGCGGCTGGGGGCGAGCAAGATCAGGCCATTTATGGTAAGCATGCTGGCCAGCGAGGAGCGAGGTTCAGGGATGGTAATCAATTCCTTTACTGCCCTGAACCAAACAAATTTGGAAAAAGCTCATTACACCTCCTTAAACAGTGTGATCTGATTACGTTAACATTACCGTTACCATTTCTGTAGCCAAACACCTTTTGTAAATAGGTGGAACTCCATATTCCTGTTTTCACTGAGCTCAGTTTTCCTAGCTTCTCCAAATTGCACCACGGCCCGAGACAGCTCTGAGAATACAACTTCGAGGAGCTAATGCGTTTAGCAGGATTTCGAGCTTGGAGTTTGTGAAACCGAGAGTTGGAGAGTTTCAGAACAGGTAGTAAATATGTATTGCCCCATTTCATTGAGTTGCACGTCACCATCTATTAGAAGTGAAGTTTAATTTATTCAAATTCAACTATGTTTTTTTTCGAATCTGTCAAATTCAACTATGTGATCCACAACTAGCAGCCAATTCCATGTTTAGTTGTAGTGCTTATATCTGATTATTATGTTTCCTTTTGTGGGTGCAAAAATAGTATTATATCCCTACCAAAGGCAAAGTTCTTTGTTTGGTTGGCTATCCAAGATAGACTCTGGACAGCCGACAAGCTTGCCAAGCGGGGATGGCCAAATTGTGGTCTTTGCCCTCTTTACAAAAGGAAGCAAGAGAGTGGGCCACATCTCTTCTTCAAGTGCCGCTATTCCATACGGCTTTGGAAGATGGTCACTGACAAATTCCATCTAGAACAGTTGGACACCTCCTTGTGGCATCTGGATGGTTCCGTCAAGAATTGGTGGACAAATCGAACCGGCGCAGGAGTCCCCAACAGAAAAGCGATGGCCTTACTGACCATGCTCGTGTCATGGACCATATGGAACGAAAAAAAATGCTCGGGTCTTCCGGCATAAGAGCGCACCACCGCCTGTCTTGCTCACTACGATCACTAACGAGGCAAATCTTTGGGTCACCGTCGGAGCAAAGAAACTAGGGTCTATTATTGTGTGTGAGTAATCTTTCATGCCGTGTAAGAGTGACTGTTGTAACAAACTCTCCTCTCTGTTTAATTAatatatgaggcaaatcttttgccttggtTTCGAAAAAAATAGATGAATAACATATACTTTTTCTTTTATAGTTTTGTTGAAGTCAAAATGCCGATAACGTGTGAAAGTACTCCAGGTAGTAGAAGTGGATTACAAATGAACCGTGTTCTCATTGGTTGAAGATTGCTGTACATACTAGTAGCTTATTTTGTTCACTCGGACGCGTCCGCGTTCACCACGGGTCTCTCCCAAAGCTGGAGCGATGTGATGAGCTCCCTGTACAAAGCTGACGAAGACACGGAGTAGTGAGCTCGAACAGTTTTGTCATCCCTTTCTGCGTCCCGTCTGTTGTGGGTGTGTAAGATCTTGCGAAGTCGACACGTCGGTCCTTTCCCTCAGTACTGTAGAACTGTATGAACCCTGCTTCGTTTCCATTGAGGAAGGGGATCGGTGTTTGAACGTCATGTAAAGGAATGGTTACCCATTCTACAGGCAAGCGCCTGTAGCTCAGTGGATAGAGCGTCCGTTTCCTAAGCGGAAGGCCGTAGGTtcgacccctacctggcgcgtttCCCTTTTGCATTTTTGAATGTCTGATGAGAAAAAACTTCAGTCAATGTGGAGGCCACGTTTtgtgtttttctcttcaagtttTTACGCTCTTATTAATAAAGCCGACATTCACCGGCAGAAAAAAAAGAACTGATGACAGTGTTCATCACTTGAAGGCAAGCTAGTGTGCGTGTTTTTCTCATCAAGTTTTCGTACGCTCCTAATAAAACTGAGGTTACCGACAGAAAAGATTTGATGACAACGTTCATCGGCTGAACCTCGTCAGGCTGAGTGGCTGACACGTGGTAGTACCGAGAGTTTATCAAAGCATCATCGTCAATGAGAGACTATCCTAAGCGAGCCGGTGTGGGTGTTTTCCTCGTCAAGTTCTCGTACGCTCTTAATAAAGCCGACGTTCACCGGCAGAAAAGATCTGATAACAGTGTTCATCGCCTGAAACTCGTCAAGCTAAGTGACTGACATACGGTAATACCGAGAGTTTATCAAAGCATCATCGTCACTGAGAGACTGTCCTAGGCGAGCCGATCCATCTGAGCACTTCACTATTCTCCCTTCTGCGCTTCACTGTCGAACAGATAGCCTGATCTCATTCATAACCGTGTTCATCAGTTGAAGCTCCTGATGATGACAGACATAAACGCGGGAGGATTATTTTGCGAGAAGATTACTACTGGTAGCAAAGCATCGTCGAGACACGATAGTGGTACTACATCTGGTTCCAGAGCGGCGGCGATCGGTCGGTTCAGTTGGCATCAGCGCGCGCTTGGCCGGGTTTGGCTGCTCCGTTCGCCgcgtggcggacggcggcggcgtcgtAGGGGCGGAAGCCGTGCGCCAGGGCGGCGCGCCACGCCTTGTCGACGCCGGTGACCGCGTCGCCGCACTCGTGCCCGGGCCACCTCTCCAGCGCGTGCACGATCCCCGCCGCGCGCCACGCGCTCATCACCCGCCTCGGCAGCCAGTTCTGCGCACACGAACAAGAACAGCCACGCGACATCAGCACGGTGCGTGCACAGTGCACACACAGTGGCATGGAGCCACGGACACAAATGCTGGATCTATGGTTGTTACCTCGCAGGCGTGGAGGTTCTCGTACGACTCCGGCGCCACGAGCGCGGGGGTGCTGTGGTACACGCAGTCGGCGCGGGCGTCGCCGCCGGCGGTGACCGGGAACTGGGAGTAGGGCACGAAGTGGGTGCCCGGCGTCGCCTTCTCCTGCTCCCGCGCCGTCAGCCCGTCGCCAACCAGCCACACCTGCAACCCGTTTCACGTCTGAGTCGCGGCGTCCACGTCCAAAAACAGCAGTAATTTTACTGCAGTCGCAAGATCTGCAGTTCGTGTACCTTGCTGCTGTGGCTGCATGACAGGGCCAGGCGGCCCCGGAGCTCCGGGCTGATCTGCTGCCCCAGCGCCTCGTGCAGATCCGCGTCCACCACCCGAACCTGTTCGACACGATCATGAACCAATCAATCATCCAAATGCAACATTGAACGGATCCAGATTATTGCTGTCAGTTTGCACTTGTCTTCTTCTGACGAATAGCAACAGTGTTTGCAGTGTACCTGAATGTCGCGTTCGCAGAGGGCCTGGGCCAGCACGCACACCACCTTGCACTCCTTCCCCAGGAGGAGCACGTCCCTGGCGCCGCGAGGGACCATGTGGagcacggcggcgacggcgaggctcgTCCCGTCGACGATCTTGGTCTTCAGGCCAGGCTTCCTGATCACGTACAGCTCCCCGTTCCGGTTCAGCTCGTAGCCCTGCACGCATCAAACAACAAAGCCCATCCATGTCAGCACCTTACTCGGTCAATTAGTGCCACCATGGCCTGAAAACCGACAATCTCATTCATACTGGAGCGCCAATGTTTCTTTTCAGAGAGTAGTACGAGTACTCCTATGTGTGTGATGAAGATCTGAAAATACTGCGTGCATGTATTCATGGCGCTGCTGCGCCTCGCACCTACTGTCTGCATCCCGCATTGAATCTACTAGCGCAGTGCTACTACTTGTAAGCAAATAAATTCATCAATGGCGCCAACGAAATGAATGCGGTTGCAGCGCGCATTGAAGGGGGGGTTCATGCGCTCGGACGGTAGCTTGCCTGATTCAGCAGCCCCAGCGTGAGCACCGCGGCGCCGCTTGCCTCCGCGTCCGCCACCGCCCGCTCCACCACCCGGCTCACCGCGTGCCCATCCTTCTTCGACGTGTACTGCACAAATAAATTAGTAGTGTTTCAAGCGAGGAATCGGAAAAATTAAGGAATGAATGGCGGTCATGGTCATGGTCATGGTggatgtttgttgttgttgttgcctgtACCTCGGAGGTGTATCTCGGGACGACCCATGTCTCGGTGCTGAGCTTGCCCATCCTGTTGGCCTCGCACCGGAACGCCGTCCGGCCCAGCAGCGAGGCCAGCGCGGCGAGCGGCCGCTCCACCATCGCCAGTGCCCACGCCAGCGCCAACGGGGGGCGCGAGTCGAGCGGCGCGGAGGCGAGGGAGGCGAAGCcgaggcggaggtggaggagggAGCCCGGCGCGGTGAGGtgggtgaggtggacgacgtcgggGGCCTCCTCCCGGCCGTGCAGCGTGCGCTCGTACAGGTCGTCGCTCGACTTGTCCATGGTGCCGTACACGTAGTCGTAGAAGGGCACGAACAGCGAGTAGTTGGTCCTGAACTGCGTGTGGTGCAGCGAGTGGAACCTGCAACCAAAATCCACGATGAATAATCTGACAAAACTCCATGGAAACTAACAAGCTCGTGCATGCATGGTCATGCAGGATTGGAGGGTGACTTACGATGGCGTGTACATGAGGTATTTGAGCGGCGGGAAGAGGTCGAAGAGGAGCTTGGGGACGAGCTCGAAGTTGCAGTGCCCCAAATAGTTCATGAAGTCGATGTAGACGAGGTAGCCGTTGGCCACGGCGACGGAGGCCATGCCGGTGGCCATCGTGGAGAGGAGCGGGATGGCGAAGAGGCCGAAGTAGACGGCCTCCTCCGCGAACGGGTGGATCACGGAGGTGACGGGCTCGGTCACGATGGACGCGTGGTGGTGCGAGTGGTACCGGGAGTAGAGGTAGTGGTGGTGCAGCGCCCGGTGGAACCAGTAGTAGAGGAACTCCACGGGGCCGAGGTGGAGGAGCACGGTGAGCACCATCCCCTTGGGGTTCCACCACGGCAGGCCCTGCGtcatcggcgccaccgagttcaccaCGTAGAAGAGCAGCGCCGTCAGGATGATCTGGTCGTCCCTGCAGTTTACCAATGGAATGCATCCTCTGCTTCGTCAGCGCCTCCGGCCATGCCGCCATTGCCGTGGGGATGCATGCCTGAAGAAAAGATTAGTTACGGACCAGTTGCGCTCGCGGTCGACCTGCTCGAAGTCGAGGCTCTTGCTGACGATGCGGTGCTTGGAGCGGGCGGTCTGGTGGCGGGACACGGAGATCCACAGCTGCGTGTAGAGCAGGCGGAAGAGCAGCGTGGGCAGCACGAAGAAGCTGAGCAGGTCCCCCTCCtcgcccctcgccgtcgccgccgcgaaCCGGTACGTGCTGTACGCCGCCCACGGCGCCACCAGCGCGTACTACACGCACCCAAAAAGCAGAGCTGGTGGTCACCACGAGCTCTGGCCGAGAAAGATGGATGCATGCATGAATGGACAAAGATATGCATGGCGTACCTTGTAGTTTCCCATGTCGTGCCATGGCCACCGGGTGAGAGGGCCGGGCTTGGACGCCATGGTTCGCTCCTCGGAGACCCTTGCCGGAGCTCGGCTTCGCAGCAGAGCTGCTAGCTCTGTTGCGCGGCTGTGGGAGTGAGATGCTCGTCCCGATGGGGGTGGAGGATGGCAATGGCGGAGGGGCACCGGCTTGCATTTATACTGCTCAAACAACCAAGGAGCAGAGCAGTGGGGGAGTGGGGTCAAGTGCAGGTCGGGGCCGATCTTGATCGCCAACGGAAAGGCTTATCGGTTCCCTATGAGGGAAACTCGGGGCATTAGTGGGAGGTTAGTGGAAATCGACCCCATAAATTTAAATTTCCATCCGTAGGTTCGTTATACGTAGGTTTGGCATTTCTGGTCCCTTGTACGTGATGTGATCTCGGTCCCTGCCCTAGCCCGCCGATCGCGCTGCCGACCTCCGTAGAGTGTGGTACTCGGAGTCAAGTTTTGTGTCTACTGAACGGCGTTGGGCGCAAAAGGTGCAACGACACGATTCAAAATTCAAAAGGGGGACAAACTATTTGTGAGAGGCCTTACAATTACAACTTCCCAACCAACGGCGAGCGTTCGACTTTCTCCTTAGCTCGCCTTCTTCCTCCCGCCGCTCCCCGACATTGTTCAGCGACGAGGCTACCGTGTGCGCATTTTCGCCCCCCTCTTCCCAAGCTGCCACCTCCATCGGTCTGCCGTCATCGCCGCCGGTCATCCCTCTAAACCCATCGTCTTCTCTGGCTCCATTGACCGCCCCCTCCCTCCCGACCGCACCGCTGTCGCACCAATACAAGCCAGCCTCATCTCCTGCTCCATCGGTGACACCGCAACCGTGTCGTGCACGTTTCAGGTCGCTCCCGGCTCAGCGTCGCCGTGGCACTGCGGTCAGCCGCATCACGCCCGCCCCCCTCTTCGGATTGCGctctctgaaaaatcgactgacacGAGTTGCAAATTAATTCAGGCAGTTTACCAATAGAAAACAAGGTAAAATAATAAATTTGAAAAAGACTAGA
This window contains:
- the LOC123128943 gene encoding very-long-chain aldehyde decarbonylase GL1-6 yields the protein MASKPGPLTRWPWHDMGNYKYALVAPWAAYSTYRFAAATARGEEGDLLSFFVLPTLLFRLLYTQLWISVSRHQTARSKHRIVSKSLDFEQVDRERNWDDQIILTALLFYVVNSVAPMTQGLPWWNPKGMVLTVLLHLGPVEFLYYWFHRALHHHYLYSRYHSHHHASIVTEPVTSVIHPFAEEAVYFGLFAIPLLSTMATGMASVAVANGYLVYIDFMNYLGHCNFELVPKLLFDLFPPLKYLMYTPSFHSLHHTQFRTNYSLFVPFYDYVYGTMDKSSDDLYERTLHGREEAPDVVHLTHLTAPGSLLHLRLGFASLASAPLDSRPPLALAWALAMVERPLAALASLLGRTAFRCEANRMGKLSTETWVVPRYTSEYTSKKDGHAVSRVVERAVADAEASGAAVLTLGLLNQGYELNRNGELYVIRKPGLKTKIVDGTSLAVAAVLHMVPRGARDVLLLGKECKVVCVLAQALCERDIQVRVVDADLHEALGQQISPELRGRLALSCSHSSKVWLVGDGLTAREQEKATPGTHFVPYSQFPVTAGGDARADCVYHSTPALVAPESYENLHACENWLPRRVMSAWRAAGIVHALERWPGHECGDAVTGVDKAWRAALAHGFRPYDAAAVRHAANGAAKPGQARADAN